The proteins below are encoded in one region of Drosophila santomea strain STO CAGO 1482 chromosome 3R, Prin_Dsan_1.1, whole genome shotgun sequence:
- the LOC120454542 gene encoding outer dense fiber protein 3-like protein 2 — MAVRPFGPGPGVYMLPPTVGYDKHDNRKQRMPQYSFGMRTRAPGEDLGPGPGAYKVDKLTRYGTSKGLEFSMAPRTNVIDKRSSPGPGAHDVHNRPFFKGVNAPSYSMGLRTDFNFKKDGPGPNAYKYEVNAVRPGVPSYSMGLQTKILNKTNSPGPAAYGGGDINVKLTRAPIYSMQPRTTIPGENVGPGPNYYDLMYYRPGKSGPGYSFGVRHHQFAPPMIVRCDNM; from the exons atggcGGTGCGACCTTTTG GCCCCGGACCCGGCGTCTATATGCTGCCCCCCACTGTGGGCTATGATAAGCACGATAACCGCAAGCAGCGCATGCCACAGTACTCCTTTGGCATGCGCACCCGTGCGCCTGGTGAGGATCTGGGTCCTGGTCCCGGGGCCTACAAGGTCGACAAGTTGACGCGCTATGGCACGAGCAAGGGGTTGGAGTTCTCAATGGCGCCCAGGACCAACGTCATCG ACAAGCGAAGCAGTCCTGGTCCCGGAGCACACGATGTCCACAATAGGCCATTCTTCAAGGGTGTGAATGCTCCGTCCTATTCGATGGGTCTGCGAACGGACTTCAACTTCAAGAAGGATGGTCCCGGTCCCAATGCCTACAAGTACGAGGTCAATGCGGTTCGTCCTGGAGTTCCCAGCTATAGCAT GGGACTGCAAACGAAGATTTTGAACAAGACGAATTCACCGGGTCCGGCTGCATATGGTGGTGGTGATATCAATGTCAAGCTCACTCGTGCTCCGATATACTCCATGCAGCCGAGGACCACTATTCCTGGCGAGAATGTCGGACCCGGACCCAACTACTACGACCTGATGTACTATCGTCCTGGCAAGAGTGGACCGGGCTACTCCTTCGGTGTGCGCCACCACCAGTTCGCTCCACCCATGATAGTTAGATGTGACAACATGTAG
- the LOC120454539 gene encoding probable vesicular acetylcholine transporter-B, with amino-acid sequence MSEKHSHCRSESQTQAAVQLNASGRRSSTPTGANGSSNRCLIAVIVYLALLLDNMLLTVIVPILPDYLARLEADTSSAVVLNLEDTSPFAKLGHRAGEPSGGAHPHLYISKHPIPGRSMVNFTLFQLSTEATTTTSTTTTTTTRSTTTTITSTHNSTSMLPPSKLMDGQSGGTNVTGIGHGHGHGNGHKSRNRKLPTHDSSSSNNNNKELTLTQENGSIGLLLAMKALVQLIFNPIVGNASSKFGYRLPIVVGTFFLLLSSLVFTIGESYWALLVARAVQGVGSACINICGMSLVAQHYPEEARRSKVMGIILGSIALGVLLGYPFGGILYDLMGKSAPFIILSTLMFLSLGLQLLTMDLSVQPEVVVEDSPKWQTLLECKMILAIVLAIWFSTSTMAMLEPCLPIWLIQYLKPNKWQLGTVFIPDSVGYFVGTNFFGSIAYKYGQVKVSCVSLLLVGVASILIPSATTVAQLLMPHFALGLGIGVIDAALVPLLATFVDATLAQEEQGEGSSSMSSYGTVYAIQQTSVSLAYCLAPLIGGELAQTFGFAWLMRIVGIFNMIYGPILVYLHQKYDPKALRERHNDMLLQSSGRGSRYKQLYNSMDVE; translated from the exons ATGTCGGAGAAACACTCACACTGCCGCTCGGAGTCGCAGACTCAGGCGGCTGTCCAACTGAACGCCTCCGGCAGACGCAGCTCCACACCAACCGGAGCCAATGGCTCCTCCAATCGCTGCCTGATTGCCGTGATTGTGTACCTGGCCCTGCTGCTAGATAACATGCTGCTGACCGTAATTG TGCCCATCCTGCCGGATTATCTGGCCAGGCTGGAGGCGGATACGTCGTCGGCAGTGGTGCTCAATCTGGAGGACACATCGCCATTCGCGAAACTCGGCCATCGGGCTGGAGAACCGAGTGGCGGCGCACATCCGCATCTGTACATCTCCAAGCATCCGATACCGGGCAGATCCATGGTTAACTTCACCCTGTTCCAGCTGTCCACAGAAGCCACAACCACCACGAGCACCACAACAACCACGACCACCAGAAGCACCACCACAACGATCACATCCACGCACAATTCCACGTCCATGCTACCGCCTTCAAAGCTGATGGATGGTCAGTCGGGCGGCACTAATGTCACTGGAAttgggcatgggcatggccATGGGAATGGGCACAAGAGCAGGAACAGGAAGCTGCCCACCcacgacagcagcagcagcaacaacaacaacaaggagtTGACCTTGACGCAGGAGAATGGCTCCATCGGCCTGCTGCTGGCCATGAAGGCCCTGGtccaattaattttcaatCCGATTGTCGGCAACGCGTCCAGCAAGTTTGGCTACCGCCTTCCCATTGTCGTCGGCACCTTCTTCCTGCTCCTCTCCTCGCTGG TTTTCACCATTGGTGAGTCCTACTGGGCACTCCTGGTGGCGCGGGCGGTGCAGGGCGTGGGATCCGCTTGCATCAACATCTGCGGCATGAGCCTGGTGGCCCAGCATTATCCGGAGGAGGCACGCCGCTCCAAGGTGATGGGCATCATCCTGGGCAGCATCGCATTGGGTGTGCTGCTGGGCTATCCCTTTGGTGGTATACTGTATGATCTGATGGGCAAATCGGCGCCGTTTATCATTCTGTCCACTCTGATGTTCCTGAGTTTGGGTCTCCAGCTGCTGACCATGGATCTGAGTGTGCAGCCGGAGGTAGTGGTGGAGGATAGTCCCAAGTGGCAAACGCTGCTCGAGTGCAAAATGATCCTGGCCATTGTACTGGCCATTTGGTTTTCCACCTCCACAATGGCCATGCTGGAGCCCTGTCTGCCCATCTGGCTCATCCAGTATCTGAAGCCCAACAAGTGGCAGCTGGGCACCGTTTTCATTCCCGACTCCGTGGGCTACTTTGTGGGCACGAACTTCTTCGGCAGCATTGCCTACAAATATGGCCAGGTGAAGGTGTCCTGTGTCAGTTTGCTGCTGGTGGGAGTAGCCTCTATATTG ATACCCAGTGCTACAACGGTTGCCCAACTGCTGATGCCCCATTTCGCCTTGGGCCTGGGCATTGGTGTAATCGATGCGGCACTGGTGCCACTTTTGGCCACCTTTGTGGATGCAACACTCGCCCAGGAGGAGCAGGGCGAGGGCAGCAGTTCCATGTCCAGCTACGGCACCGTCTATGCCATCCAGCAGACCTCTGTGAGTCTGGCCTATTGCTTAG CTCCCCTGATTGGCGGTGAGTTGGCCCAGACCTTTGGCTTTGCTTGGCTGATGCGCATTGTCGGCATATTCAATATGATTTATGGCCCCATTCTGGTCTACTTGCATCAGAAATACGATCCAAAG GCCCTGAGGGAACGGCATAACGATATGCTGCTCCAAAGCAGCGGGCGAGGATCTAGGTATAAGCAACTTTACAACTCCATGGATGTGGAATAA
- the LOC120454538 gene encoding (E3-independent) E2 ubiquitin-conjugating enzyme UBE2O isoform X2 has protein sequence MLSNVAGAAAPGGAPGQPQQDFEEGAPRTPTLPNPPSSQEQARTPNQEGRHNANSHSRRSGGGQVPSKTQGNNECQFFYEDEVFRIDRRGRVHFGLVTETTELYSSDDGDDDDGLSKGEVRVAFYPDGKEMVHTEQSIGLADRTLMPGDVVRRRLPGQKDLVGQAGYVRDVNVRADVMVMGSKMVIKNVPAERLRPISEWTRDVPVCLDTWIGTTVNVDECAVLRSANGARVEITSNDFHKFKDAVSQCAREFFNPNVYFPGNIVVGRMPPPDRVKNLTPEITLPVTRKGRAVYTVESIRTTAVNVAWTCRAISKIENALDCDPLKQPKTSIKGEELNNVKRLSIYESYVLQIHDRFYLKYSKCDLLVKYADWEEEQAEKYIPIYHTQKKMERKSSKLNASASSSGNARSVPKFRRLANKFSGMRLPRPASDHAHNACKSFKRSKEDMLTSEDEDDIDESIQPLEHSMTAEKEADVVEDAQSPSAATTAAAGGGAVAGAGVGAGVQAPRITMRSAKRRHESTPKDGDEIVVETLVVYSSVTVVWQDGTVETGIHSTQLYPIHHLDNHEFFPGDFVTKANENSTGATDYGVIQCVDHDERIAKVMWFNIYTHVDNPIPLFKELEELSVYDLKDHSDYQYRPGTMVIRVSNFTGEDVNSTAGQVIDNYPDGRVRVWWAKGHITMCYPQDLFEINHNDEVEDAYDSDGSEDSWETQSENSRISSMDNDDDIITGIDGATRAMKTLEKLFRALHPNRKAEVLNDLLAVYKNCRALDRLLNTNFFDEYHFHGIVRCKPATSEVCSDTNELAQPTPEPSAAVPKVSSTLQIEVDPVLMVPSVQSSSTPTKRKSSTEMDEVLCKKSTDEITEEQDDQEEEEDEAPDDPPLVRKYRNEYTEMFANARESIAKAFENRTKNDSGVHSRGEITSDESNNPDSENKLVIKPHTINIMDDFEIELVANRDVDVCEVFCYLIKDQMANCRKAVAESLDKSNSYPKHENDVVGEVEEAAEVVYVAAESFNDGATNDQMAEDEAMEQPLNLNALSESLPAIDSPMACSSPTRSMIPNTASDNESSFQVLPNAPAAHHFISNQVIPANKAQYQRAVQREYHMLMSSLPDGVVVRAYEDRMDLMSVMMVGPKRTPYQNALFFFDFQIGRDYPKSPPVCHYISYCTERLNPNLYEGGKVCVSLLGTWSGRDSEVWSASSTMLQVLVSIQGLILVDEPYYNEAGYEKQRGTQLGNENSRVYNEMAIIKIAHSTVKQLKNPPLIFRNELIEHFKLFGSELYGRMLAWSEYSLEAQRRRVTSIKDMPAEYKAPCELPEFPLLPCSRGFCIAVKGVLSQLQSELTALGANLVTDERNGIATGIGTAPRAAPEEI, from the exons ATGTTGAGCAATGTGGCGGGTGCGGCCGCTCCAGGTGGTGCACCAGGTCAACCGCAGCAGGATTTCGAGGAGGGTGCTCCACGGACACCGACGCTGCCAAATCCGCCGTCCTCGCAGGAGCAGGCAAGGACCCCTAATCAGGAGGGGCGCCACAACGCCAATTCCCACTCCCGTCGATCGGGTGGTGGGCAGGTGCCATCGAAAACCCAGGGCAACAACGAGTGCCAGTTCTTCTATGAGGACGAGGTATTCCGCATCGATCGCCGTGGTCGCGTCCATTTCGGCTTGGTAACCGAAACGACCGAATTATATTCATCCGACGACGGGGACGATGACGATGGCCTGTCCAAGGGTGAGGTGCGTGTGGCCTTCTATCCAGATGGCAAGGAGATGGTGCACACGGAACAGTCG ATTGGTCTGGCGGATCGCACGCTAATGCCCGGCGATGTGGTGCGGAGGCGTCTGCCAGGACAAAAGGATCTGGTTGGCCAGGCGGGCTACGTGCGGGATGTCAATGTGCGCGCCGATGTCATGGTAATGGGCTCCAAAATGGTCATCAAAAATGTGCCCGCCGAGCGACTGCGGCCGATATCCGAATGGACCAGGGATGTGCCCGTCTGCCTGGACACCTGGATAGGCACCACCGTCAATGTCGACGAGTGCGCTGTGCTCAG ATCTGCCAATGGAGCCCGTGTGGAGATCACCTCCAACGATTTCCACAAGTTTAAGGATGCTGTGTCCCAATGCGCCCGCGAGTTCTTCAATCCCAATGTCTACTTTCCGGGAAACATTGTAGTCGGTCGCATGCCGCCGCCGGATCGTGTGAAGAATCTGACTCCTGAGATTACTCTTCCCGTAACTCGCAAGGGTCGTGCTGTG TACACCGTGGAATCTATACGCACTACAGCAGTCAATGTGGCTTGGACTTGCCGCGCCATCTCTAAGATCGAAAATGCCTTGGACTGCGATCCTCTAAAGCAGCCAAAGACCTCGATCAAGGGTGAGGAACTGAACAATGTCAAGCGCCTTAGCATCTATGAGTCCTACGTGCTGCAAATTCACGATCGATTCTACCTCAAATATTCAAAATGTGATCTATTAGTTAAATACGCCGACTGGGAAGAGGAACAAG CGGAGAAGTACATCCCCATTTATCACACCCAGAAAAAGATGGAGCGCAAGTCCAGCAAACTGAACGCATCTGCGTCCAGTAGTGGGAACGCTCGCAGTGTACCAAAGTTCCGCCGCCTGGCCAACAAGTTCAGCGGTATGCGCCTGCCTCGACCGGCTAGCGACCATGCTCACAACGCTTGCAAGTCGTTTAAGCGCAGCAAAGAGGATATGTTGACATCGGAGGATGAGGATGATATCGACGAGTCCATACAGCCACTTGAGCATTCAATGACTGCCGAAAAAGAAGCGGATGTTGTTGAGGATGCACAGTCTCCGTCCGCTGCTACCACTGCTGCAGCCGGTGGcggtgctgttgctggtgctggtgttgGTGCCGGCGTCCAGGCTCCCAGAATAACGATGCGATCTGCGAAGAGGCGACAC GAATCAACTCCCAAGGATGGCGATGAAATCGTGGTGGAAACGCTGGTCGTTTACAGCTCGGTTACGGTTGTCTGGCAGGATGGCACTGTGGAGACGGGCATTCACTCCACTCAACTCTATCCCATCCATCATTTGGATAACCATGAATTCTTTCCCGGCGACTTTGTGACCAAAGCTAACGAGAACAGTACGGGAGCCACCGATTACGGGGTCATTCAGTGCGTGGATCACGATGAACGCATAGCCAAGGTCATGTGGTTCAACATCTACACCCATGTGGATAATCCAAT TCCCTTGTTCAAAGAATTGGAGGAGCTGAGCGTTTATGACTTGAAGGATCACTCCGACTACCAGTACCGACCCGGCACAATGGTGATCCGAGTGTCCAATTTTACAGGTGAGGATGTTAATTCAACTGCTGGCCAGGTGATCGACAACTACCCCGATGGTCGAGTGCGTGTTTGGTGGGCAAAGGGGCATATCACAATGTGCTACCCTCAGGATCTGTTCGAGATCAACCACAACGATGAAGTAGAAGATGCGTACGATTCAGATGGATCCGAAGACTCGTGGGAGACGCAATCGGAAAACAGCCGCATATCGTCAATGGACAACGATGATGATATTATAACGGGCATTGATGGCGCCACGAGGGCAATGAAAACGCTTGAGAAGCTTTTCCGCGCTTTACACCCCAATCGTAAAGCAGAAGTGCTTAACGATCTGCTGGCTGTGTACAAAAATTGCCGGGCCCTAGACCGTTTGCTGAATACTAACTTCTTCGATGAATACCACTTTCATGGCATTGTGCGTTGCAAGCCTGCTACCTCTGAAGTATGTTCTGACACCAATGAGCTTGCGCAACCAACCCCAGAGCCTTCGGCCGCCGTTCCCAAGGTGTCATCCACGCTCCAGATAGAAGTGGACCCAGTCTTAATGGTACCGTCTGTTCAGTCATCATCCACTCCTACTAAGCGAAAATCATCTACGGAGATGGATGAAGTTCTATGCAAAAAGAGCACTGATGAGATCACGGAGGAGCAAGACgaccaggaggaggaggaggacgaggcACCAGATGATCCCCCGTTGGTGAGGAAGTATCGCAACGAGTACACTGAAATGTTCGCCAACGCACGTGAAAGTATTGCAAAAGCGTTTGAAAATCGTACAAAG AATGATTCTGGCGTCCACTCGCGCGGTGAAATCACCTCGGATGAGTCTAATAACCCAGACAGCGAAAATAAGTTGGTCATAAAGCCACACACAATAAATATAATGGATGACTTTGAAATTGAATTGGTTGCAAATCGTGATGTCGACGTTTGCGAAGTCTTTTGTTATTTGATCAAGGATCAAATGGCCAATTGCCGCAAGGCGGTCGCTGAGTCGTTGGACAAGTCAAATAGCTATCCCAAGCACGAGAACGATGTGGTGGGCGAAGTAGAGGAAGCCGCTGAGGTGGTCTACGTGGCAGCGGAATCGTTCAATGATGGTGCTACCAATGATCAAATGGCGGAGGATGAAGCCATGGAGCAGCCATTGAATCTTAACGCGCTGTCCGAGTCGCTGCCGGCCATTGACAGTCCCATGGCCTGCTCGTCACCAACTCGTTCAATGATACCCAACACGGCCTCCGATAACGAGAGTAGTTTCCAAGTACTGCCCAATGCGCCAGCGGCACATCATTTTATTAGCAACCAGGTGATTCCTGCTAACAAAGCACAGTATCAGCGAGCTGTGCAGCGGGAATACCATATGCTTATGAGCTCGTTACCTGACGGAGTTGTGGTACGTGCCTACGAGGATCGCATGGATCTAATGTCAGTAATGATGGTGGGACCAAAGCGCACGCCCTACCAGAACGCCCTATTCTTCTTCGACTTTCAAATTGGTCGCGACTACCCGAAGAGTCCGCCGGTATGCCACTACATCAGCTACTGCACGGAGCGCCTGAATCCAAACTTGTACGAGGGCGGCAAGGTGTGTGTATCGCTACTGGGCACATGGTCGGGACGCGACAGCGAAGTGTGGTCGGCCAGCAGCACCATGCTCCAGGTGCTCGTCTCCATACAGGGACTCATACTGGTCGATGAGCCCTACTATAATGAGGCGGGCTACGAAAAGCAAAGAG gcACCCAACTGGGCAATGAGAACTCTCGTGTCTACAACGAGATGGCCATCATAAAAATTGCCCACTCCACGGTGAAGCAGTTGAAGAATCCGCCGCTCATCTTTCGCAATGAACTGATTGAGCACTTCAAGCTGTTTGGCAGCGAGCTGTATGGCCGCATGTTGGCCTGGTCCGAGTATTCCCTTGAGGCACAGCGACGGCGTGTAACCAGCATCAAGG ACATGCCTGCGGAGTACAAGGCGCCCTGCGAGCTACCCGAATTCCCGCTGCTGCCATGCAGTCGAGGCTTTTGCATAGCGGTCAAGGGCGTTTTGAGCCAACTACAAAGCGAGCTGACCGCCTTGGGTGCTAATCTGGTTACGGATGAACGAAATGGCATTGCGACTGGTATTGGCACTGCGCCGCGTGCTGCTCCGGAGGAGATCTGA
- the LOC120454538 gene encoding (E3-independent) E2 ubiquitin-conjugating enzyme isoform X1 — MLSNVAGAAAPGGAPGQPQQDFEEGAPRTPTLPNPPSSQEQARTPNQEGRHNANSHSRRSGGGQVPSKTQGNNECQFFYEDEVFRIDRRGRVHFGLVTETTELYSSDDGDDDDGLSKGEVRVAFYPDGKEMVHTEQSIGLADRTLMPGDVVRRRLPGQKDLVGQAGYVRDVNVRADVMVMGSKMVIKNVPAERLRPISEWTRDVPVCLDTWIGTTVNVDECAVLRSANGARVEITSNDFHKFKDAVSQCAREFFNPNVYFPGNIVVGRMPPPDRVKNLTPEITLPVTRKGRAVYTVESIRTTAVNVAWTCRAISKIENALDCDPLKQPKTSIKGEELNNVKRLSIYESYVLQIHDRFYLKYSKCDLLVKYADWEEEQAEKYIPIYHTQKKMERKSSKLNASASSSGNARSVPKFRRLANKFSGMRLPRPASDHAHNACKSFKRSKEDMLTSEDEDDIDESIQPLEHSMTAEKEADVVEDAQSPSAATTAAAGGGAVAGAGVGAGVQAPRITMRSAKRRHVKKKMRSVKKLISTPFTKKESTPKDGDEIVVETLVVYSSVTVVWQDGTVETGIHSTQLYPIHHLDNHEFFPGDFVTKANENSTGATDYGVIQCVDHDERIAKVMWFNIYTHVDNPIPLFKELEELSVYDLKDHSDYQYRPGTMVIRVSNFTGEDVNSTAGQVIDNYPDGRVRVWWAKGHITMCYPQDLFEINHNDEVEDAYDSDGSEDSWETQSENSRISSMDNDDDIITGIDGATRAMKTLEKLFRALHPNRKAEVLNDLLAVYKNCRALDRLLNTNFFDEYHFHGIVRCKPATSEVCSDTNELAQPTPEPSAAVPKVSSTLQIEVDPVLMVPSVQSSSTPTKRKSSTEMDEVLCKKSTDEITEEQDDQEEEEDEAPDDPPLVRKYRNEYTEMFANARESIAKAFENRTKNDSGVHSRGEITSDESNNPDSENKLVIKPHTINIMDDFEIELVANRDVDVCEVFCYLIKDQMANCRKAVAESLDKSNSYPKHENDVVGEVEEAAEVVYVAAESFNDGATNDQMAEDEAMEQPLNLNALSESLPAIDSPMACSSPTRSMIPNTASDNESSFQVLPNAPAAHHFISNQVIPANKAQYQRAVQREYHMLMSSLPDGVVVRAYEDRMDLMSVMMVGPKRTPYQNALFFFDFQIGRDYPKSPPVCHYISYCTERLNPNLYEGGKVCVSLLGTWSGRDSEVWSASSTMLQVLVSIQGLILVDEPYYNEAGYEKQRGTQLGNENSRVYNEMAIIKIAHSTVKQLKNPPLIFRNELIEHFKLFGSELYGRMLAWSEYSLEAQRRRVTSIKDMPAEYKAPCELPEFPLLPCSRGFCIAVKGVLSQLQSELTALGANLVTDERNGIATGIGTAPRAAPEEI, encoded by the exons ATGTTGAGCAATGTGGCGGGTGCGGCCGCTCCAGGTGGTGCACCAGGTCAACCGCAGCAGGATTTCGAGGAGGGTGCTCCACGGACACCGACGCTGCCAAATCCGCCGTCCTCGCAGGAGCAGGCAAGGACCCCTAATCAGGAGGGGCGCCACAACGCCAATTCCCACTCCCGTCGATCGGGTGGTGGGCAGGTGCCATCGAAAACCCAGGGCAACAACGAGTGCCAGTTCTTCTATGAGGACGAGGTATTCCGCATCGATCGCCGTGGTCGCGTCCATTTCGGCTTGGTAACCGAAACGACCGAATTATATTCATCCGACGACGGGGACGATGACGATGGCCTGTCCAAGGGTGAGGTGCGTGTGGCCTTCTATCCAGATGGCAAGGAGATGGTGCACACGGAACAGTCG ATTGGTCTGGCGGATCGCACGCTAATGCCCGGCGATGTGGTGCGGAGGCGTCTGCCAGGACAAAAGGATCTGGTTGGCCAGGCGGGCTACGTGCGGGATGTCAATGTGCGCGCCGATGTCATGGTAATGGGCTCCAAAATGGTCATCAAAAATGTGCCCGCCGAGCGACTGCGGCCGATATCCGAATGGACCAGGGATGTGCCCGTCTGCCTGGACACCTGGATAGGCACCACCGTCAATGTCGACGAGTGCGCTGTGCTCAG ATCTGCCAATGGAGCCCGTGTGGAGATCACCTCCAACGATTTCCACAAGTTTAAGGATGCTGTGTCCCAATGCGCCCGCGAGTTCTTCAATCCCAATGTCTACTTTCCGGGAAACATTGTAGTCGGTCGCATGCCGCCGCCGGATCGTGTGAAGAATCTGACTCCTGAGATTACTCTTCCCGTAACTCGCAAGGGTCGTGCTGTG TACACCGTGGAATCTATACGCACTACAGCAGTCAATGTGGCTTGGACTTGCCGCGCCATCTCTAAGATCGAAAATGCCTTGGACTGCGATCCTCTAAAGCAGCCAAAGACCTCGATCAAGGGTGAGGAACTGAACAATGTCAAGCGCCTTAGCATCTATGAGTCCTACGTGCTGCAAATTCACGATCGATTCTACCTCAAATATTCAAAATGTGATCTATTAGTTAAATACGCCGACTGGGAAGAGGAACAAG CGGAGAAGTACATCCCCATTTATCACACCCAGAAAAAGATGGAGCGCAAGTCCAGCAAACTGAACGCATCTGCGTCCAGTAGTGGGAACGCTCGCAGTGTACCAAAGTTCCGCCGCCTGGCCAACAAGTTCAGCGGTATGCGCCTGCCTCGACCGGCTAGCGACCATGCTCACAACGCTTGCAAGTCGTTTAAGCGCAGCAAAGAGGATATGTTGACATCGGAGGATGAGGATGATATCGACGAGTCCATACAGCCACTTGAGCATTCAATGACTGCCGAAAAAGAAGCGGATGTTGTTGAGGATGCACAGTCTCCGTCCGCTGCTACCACTGCTGCAGCCGGTGGcggtgctgttgctggtgctggtgttgGTGCCGGCGTCCAGGCTCCCAGAATAACGATGCGATCTGCGAAGAGGCGACACGTAAAGAAAAAAATGCGATCTGTCAAAAAGCTAATTTCTACACCTTTTACCAAAAAGGAATCAACTCCCAAGGATGGCGATGAAATCGTGGTGGAAACGCTGGTCGTTTACAGCTCGGTTACGGTTGTCTGGCAGGATGGCACTGTGGAGACGGGCATTCACTCCACTCAACTCTATCCCATCCATCATTTGGATAACCATGAATTCTTTCCCGGCGACTTTGTGACCAAAGCTAACGAGAACAGTACGGGAGCCACCGATTACGGGGTCATTCAGTGCGTGGATCACGATGAACGCATAGCCAAGGTCATGTGGTTCAACATCTACACCCATGTGGATAATCCAAT TCCCTTGTTCAAAGAATTGGAGGAGCTGAGCGTTTATGACTTGAAGGATCACTCCGACTACCAGTACCGACCCGGCACAATGGTGATCCGAGTGTCCAATTTTACAGGTGAGGATGTTAATTCAACTGCTGGCCAGGTGATCGACAACTACCCCGATGGTCGAGTGCGTGTTTGGTGGGCAAAGGGGCATATCACAATGTGCTACCCTCAGGATCTGTTCGAGATCAACCACAACGATGAAGTAGAAGATGCGTACGATTCAGATGGATCCGAAGACTCGTGGGAGACGCAATCGGAAAACAGCCGCATATCGTCAATGGACAACGATGATGATATTATAACGGGCATTGATGGCGCCACGAGGGCAATGAAAACGCTTGAGAAGCTTTTCCGCGCTTTACACCCCAATCGTAAAGCAGAAGTGCTTAACGATCTGCTGGCTGTGTACAAAAATTGCCGGGCCCTAGACCGTTTGCTGAATACTAACTTCTTCGATGAATACCACTTTCATGGCATTGTGCGTTGCAAGCCTGCTACCTCTGAAGTATGTTCTGACACCAATGAGCTTGCGCAACCAACCCCAGAGCCTTCGGCCGCCGTTCCCAAGGTGTCATCCACGCTCCAGATAGAAGTGGACCCAGTCTTAATGGTACCGTCTGTTCAGTCATCATCCACTCCTACTAAGCGAAAATCATCTACGGAGATGGATGAAGTTCTATGCAAAAAGAGCACTGATGAGATCACGGAGGAGCAAGACgaccaggaggaggaggaggacgaggcACCAGATGATCCCCCGTTGGTGAGGAAGTATCGCAACGAGTACACTGAAATGTTCGCCAACGCACGTGAAAGTATTGCAAAAGCGTTTGAAAATCGTACAAAG AATGATTCTGGCGTCCACTCGCGCGGTGAAATCACCTCGGATGAGTCTAATAACCCAGACAGCGAAAATAAGTTGGTCATAAAGCCACACACAATAAATATAATGGATGACTTTGAAATTGAATTGGTTGCAAATCGTGATGTCGACGTTTGCGAAGTCTTTTGTTATTTGATCAAGGATCAAATGGCCAATTGCCGCAAGGCGGTCGCTGAGTCGTTGGACAAGTCAAATAGCTATCCCAAGCACGAGAACGATGTGGTGGGCGAAGTAGAGGAAGCCGCTGAGGTGGTCTACGTGGCAGCGGAATCGTTCAATGATGGTGCTACCAATGATCAAATGGCGGAGGATGAAGCCATGGAGCAGCCATTGAATCTTAACGCGCTGTCCGAGTCGCTGCCGGCCATTGACAGTCCCATGGCCTGCTCGTCACCAACTCGTTCAATGATACCCAACACGGCCTCCGATAACGAGAGTAGTTTCCAAGTACTGCCCAATGCGCCAGCGGCACATCATTTTATTAGCAACCAGGTGATTCCTGCTAACAAAGCACAGTATCAGCGAGCTGTGCAGCGGGAATACCATATGCTTATGAGCTCGTTACCTGACGGAGTTGTGGTACGTGCCTACGAGGATCGCATGGATCTAATGTCAGTAATGATGGTGGGACCAAAGCGCACGCCCTACCAGAACGCCCTATTCTTCTTCGACTTTCAAATTGGTCGCGACTACCCGAAGAGTCCGCCGGTATGCCACTACATCAGCTACTGCACGGAGCGCCTGAATCCAAACTTGTACGAGGGCGGCAAGGTGTGTGTATCGCTACTGGGCACATGGTCGGGACGCGACAGCGAAGTGTGGTCGGCCAGCAGCACCATGCTCCAGGTGCTCGTCTCCATACAGGGACTCATACTGGTCGATGAGCCCTACTATAATGAGGCGGGCTACGAAAAGCAAAGAG gcACCCAACTGGGCAATGAGAACTCTCGTGTCTACAACGAGATGGCCATCATAAAAATTGCCCACTCCACGGTGAAGCAGTTGAAGAATCCGCCGCTCATCTTTCGCAATGAACTGATTGAGCACTTCAAGCTGTTTGGCAGCGAGCTGTATGGCCGCATGTTGGCCTGGTCCGAGTATTCCCTTGAGGCACAGCGACGGCGTGTAACCAGCATCAAGG ACATGCCTGCGGAGTACAAGGCGCCCTGCGAGCTACCCGAATTCCCGCTGCTGCCATGCAGTCGAGGCTTTTGCATAGCGGTCAAGGGCGTTTTGAGCCAACTACAAAGCGAGCTGACCGCCTTGGGTGCTAATCTGGTTACGGATGAACGAAATGGCATTGCGACTGGTATTGGCACTGCGCCGCGTGCTGCTCCGGAGGAGATCTGA